The genomic segment AGAGCGGGTGGGAGGTCTCTCATAGTCGTCATCACGCTCCGCGTGATGTCCGCTCAGGTCGGAGGTGCGTCGCTCACTTCACAGCCGCGTGAGGCCAGAGGCGCCACTGCGACCCCGGACCGGCGCCGCTTCTAAACGCACAGCGGTCCGCGGAACCAGAGTTCCGTGGACCGCCGAATAACTCACTCCGGAACGAGCCCGTTTACGTTACGGATTGGGCGGCGTGGCCGGGGCGCCCACACCCACGTTGCTCAGGTACGGGGCCGTCGCCTGGTTGATCTTGCTGTCGGTCACGTCGAGCCGGAACTTGTACCCCATGCGGCTGAAGAAGTCGCGGAAGTTGATCGACCCGACGCCCTTCTGCCGGCCCTCGCCGATGGCGGTGTTGATCGCGCCCAGGAGCTTCGTTTTCTCTTCGCGGTTCGGGTCGGTCCCGGTGTTGATGGGCATGTACCCTTCAACGATGTAACGGGTCCGCTCGGTCACCTCCCCGACCCAGGCCCGCTTCTTCATGTCGTAATACGCGTCCACCGGGATGCCCATCCGGGTGAGGTCGCGGACCACACTGACGATGTCGTCGGAGCCGTCGCCGTTGATGTCGAAGATGCCGATCAGGGCAATGTGATCGGCCACGCCCTTGCGCCACGCCGAGTTGTAGATCAGGTCGCCGACGGTGACCCCGTCGCGGATCGGGTCGGATTCCGAGCCCGGCTGGACGCGGGCCAGAGACTGCGTCGGGCCGATCACTTCGTACACCTCGATCGTGCCACGGGGCACGAACGTCTCGACGGACTTGAACCCGCCCTTGCCGTCGGGCTGCCGCAGCGCGCGCATCCGGGACTGCCGGCCCTTCTCCGGGAAATCGGGCGGCAACGCGGTGAACGTCAGCCCCGGGCGGACGCCGGCCGCCGAACCCAGGTTGATCTCGACCACGCCCTCCGGGAGCCTCCGGACGATCTTGCCCTGGGGCTCGTCGAAACCGACGTTCCCGCGCTCGCGCTGTGTGTTGGCTTCAACGAGGCGCTGGTTGAGCTCGTTGAGCGATTCGATTCGCTGCTCGGTCCTGCGGATCTTCGCCTCAACGGCCTCCTTCTCTGCGGTCAAATCACTGAGTTTCTTATTCGCCTCGTTCTCTCTGGTCTCATACAGTTTGGTGCGGGCATCGAACCCGTCCGTGACCCCTTTCAGCTTCGCTTGGAAGTCGGCCGGCAACCGCGTGATCTCGGCCGAGAACGTCTTCTGGATGCCGGCCAGGGTCGCCGCCGCCGCTTTCATCGTCTCGATTTGCTCGTTGTATGCTTTGTTCTTAAGATCGGCAGATTTCAGCGTCTCTTCGTACTTCCGGTTGATCTTGGCGATCTGATCCGCCAGCCCTTCCGCGGGCGGCGAGTCCGCCTTCTTATTGGCGTCCGTCTTCCAGAACTGGAATTCCGCCGGCAGTTCGCCGCCGCCGAGCTTCTTCGCCAGTGCCTCGTTGAGCTTGATCACCTCCGTGGAGATCACGTTCCCGGCGGCGCGCTCGGCGTCGATGGTGCTCTTGTCGTCGGCTTCACCCTCGTAGCCGATCCAGAGCCGGTAAACGCGGGCCTTCAGTTCGGCGTCGCGGGCCGTTTCCTTGAACTTCTTGGTGTCGGCCTCGGCCTTCGTCTTATCGGCCTTCGCTTGCTCGATGTCCGCGAAGGCCAGGTACCACATCACCCCGAACGCAATGGTGGTCAGGATGAAGAACACCAGCGCGAAGATGAGCGGTACGTTCGTTTCTTTGGGCTTGGTAGCCATAAGCTCCTCGTGCCGGGCGCGGGGTGCGGGACATGAAGTGTAATGGCGCGGGCGGGCGCACGCCTGTCACTATTCTTTGAGCTTAAACGGCGTGGGTGGTCTGTCAACACGAAAGGCGCCGCAACTCGGCGCCGGAGCGGCGGTTGTGCGGACCGCGCCGGTCGTAAGAGCGTGCGAAAGGCGGGGCGAGCGAGACCGATCCGTGGGTCCGTGAATGCCGTCACGCGGGCGCCGCGAGGAGCCGCTCGATGTCCCCGGTCAGCTTGCTCGGTTCGGTGAGTGCCGAATACCGGCCCACGACGTGCCCGCTGCGGTCGACGAGGAACTTGGTGAAGTTCCACTTGATCCCTTGTGTCCCGAGGAAGCCGCGTGCGGCGCTCTTCAGGTACTTGTAGAGCGGGTGCGCCTCCGCGCCGTTCACGTTCAGCTTGGCGAACATCGGGAACGTGACATCGTATTTCAGAGAACAGAACTGTTTGATCTCTTCGGCGTCGCCGGGTTCCTGGCCCATGAACTGGTTACACGGGAACCCGAGAACCACGAGCCCCCGGTCCTTGTGCGTCCGGTACAGTTCTTCGAGCCCCTTGTATTGGCCCGTAAAACCGCACTTGCTGGCGACGTTCACGATCAGCAGCACCTGTCCGCGGTACGGCGCGAGCGTGGCCGCCGTGCCGTCGAGGGCGGTGACGGGAATGTCGTAGATGCTCGTGGCCGTCGCTTCCATCGATCGCACTCCAACGTCCCTCGCAGCCTGCCGCCGCGAAACGCGGCTTCACGGCCTCACACGCGGTCCCCGCAGCCTGCCGCCGCGAAACGCGGCTTCACGGCTGCTGCCCCCGTCCCTCGCAGCCTGCCGCCGCGAAACGCGGCTTCACGGCTGCTCCAGTTCCACCACAACGCCGGCGTCCACCTTCAGTTTACGTGCCGCGTTGCCGTTCACCTCGGCGATCTCGAAGTAACCGTCGCTGCTGAAGAGGCTCACCAGCTCTCCCGGTGCGGCTTCGGAGTAGGTCCGCACCCAGCGGACCGTACCGAGTTCCGCGCCGCCCAGCGACACCCGCACGGGCAGCCCCTTCATTTTGCACGCGGGGATGTTGGTAATGAGGTTCCCGAAGTCGTCCACGAACTGCACCTCACCGCTCCACCGCTTACCAAAGGTGACGGCACACCGCGCCGGCAGCAACATCGGGTCGAACTTGCCCGGAGCGACCTCCTCACGGCCGACCCCGAGGCTGAGGTGCGCCGCGACCGGCGCAAAGATGTCGCGCCCGTGAAACGTGGCCGACGGCGAGGGGGCCCGCCAGAACGGCGGGGCGGTGAGTGCCCCCGCGGCGCGGCAGCCCAATCGCCGGATCACGCCCGTGAAGACGCCGTTGTCCGGCCCGACGAGGACCTGCTCCGGCGTTTCGACGCACAGCGCGGCCCGCTCCGACCCGACGCCGGGATCGACCACGCACACGTGGACGGTGCCGGCCGGAAAGTACGGCACGGCGGTCCGCAGGAAGTAGCTGGCGTGCCGCACGTCCTGGGGGCGGATCTCGTGCGTCAGATCGACGATGGTCGCGGCCGGGTTGATGGACAGGATGACGCCCTTCATCACCGCGACGTAAGGCGCCGTGCGACCGAAGTCCGTCGTGAGCGTTATGAGGGGCGAAGGCATGGTGCGAGTTCGTTCGGGATGTGAGCCGGGCGACTGCAATGGATCATACCGTCCCCCGGATCGCTTTTGCGGAACGGCGACCGCTTTCTTTCGTTCTTCGCGAAGGCGGGTTCGGTCCCTGTGACGGTAACGAGATCGTGTTCGACGCGCGGCCCCGGCGATAGTCGGAAGACACGCCCCCAACCCATTTGGTTCATTCGGCCGCATTGACAGCGAAAAGCGTTCCTTCGCGCCTAGTATTCCGGTTGCGTCCGCGTCAGAGAATGGGGGGCAGGTGTGCCCCCATGACACCTCAACCACGGGAGGAAACGCATGACGATCGTACCGCAACCGTGTGCCCGCTGCGGGGAACTGATCCCGGCGGAGCGGATCGAGGCGGTCCCCGAGACGATGGTGTGCGTGCAGTGCAGCCAGGAGATCGGTGGCGAGTTCAAGGTGTTCGTCACCCCGGAACGGACCAGCAAGGACGGCAGCCTGAAGAAGAACTACGGCGGGTACAGCACACGCAAGGTGCGAAAGCCGCTCAAGCCCAAGGGGCAGGCGTAACGAAAGCGCGGGACGCAGGCGACTCCCCCGCGGCCCGCAAGCTGGTGAGTTCGTGAACGCCCCCGGTTGCCCCTCTTATACACGGTCCGGTTGGTGCGGTCTATTTTCTGTGTTTGTGGCGCAGGCGTTCGATCCTGTGTGCCTGGAAGCACAGGCTCGAAAGCCTGTGCCACAACAATCAGACAGCCGCAACCGGATCGTGAATGAGACAGCAACCGAGTTGATGGGGTGACGTTCATCCCGCCGGCGCGAGCGCTGTTGCCGTCAGCGCCTTCCGCGCGTTACCCAGTCGCCCGGACGTCAGGGCGCGGGCGCTGCGAAGTTCCGCCCCCAATGCGAAAGAGGCCGTCCTGCAACGAGCAGGACGGCCTAACGTTTGAGCAGTGCGGGGCTGTTCGTCGTTCGCGTGCGGCGTGGTGCGGTCCTCGATATCAGCCCGCACCATGCCCCCGAGCGGCCCACCCCGCACTACCGCTGCTCGACCACCGGAGCGGCGGGGGCGGCAGACACGACGGGTATGGCGGGCGCATCGAACCACTGGGTCCATCTACGACCGTGAGCTTTCGCCCTCGGCGGGAACGGGTCCACGATCGGCAGCAAATTGCCGCCGCCGCCGAGGGCCTGATAGGCGTTGGCGGTGGCCACCAGTTGCTGCCGTTTGGTTTCGATCAGAGTTGTTCGCGCGTCGAAGAGGTCGCGCTGCGTGGTCAGCACCTCAAGGAACTCGACGCGGGCCGCATTGAACAGTCGGGTGGAGGTGTCGACCGCGAGCGTGAGGGCCTCCAGTTGCTGCTTTTTGAGTTCGATGCTCTTGCGGTAGTTCTCCACCAGGGCCACGCGGTTGATCACCTCGGTGTAGGCGTTGAGGACGACGCGCTGGTAGTTGTACACGCTCTCCAACTGCTTGGCGTTCGCACCGAGGAACTCGGCCTGGATCGCCCTCTTGTTGATCAGCGGCGCGACCAGATCGCCGGCGACACCATAAATCAGGGCCTCCGGGCTCATCAGCAGGTACTTCGGGTTGAAGGACTGGTAGCCGACGTCCGCGCTGAGGTCCAGTTTGGGAAAGAAGCGTGCCCGGGCGACCTTGATGTCGATCCCGGCCGCCACCAGCTCGCGCTCGGCCTGGCGGATGTCGGGGCGGCTCAGGAGCAGTTGTGCGGGGACCCCCACGCTCAGGGCGTGAATGTTCAGGTCGTAAAACGCCGCGGACGTGCGCTCGACGGGCTGCGGGAAGCGGTTGACGCGGAAATTGACCCGGTTCTCGGTTTCGACGATCTCCTGCTGAACGATCAGCTTTTCGCTCTGGAATCTCCTCACGTCGGCCTGGAAACGCTGGACGGCCAGCGAGTTACCGCGACCGGCTTGCAGCCTTTGCTCCGCGGCCTCCAAGCTCTTCTGTTGGAGGTCGATGATCTGGTCCAACGTTTCGAGCCGCTTGTCGAGCGCCATGAGGCTGTAGTAGTTCTCGGCGATCTCGGCGATCAGACGGGTCACGAAGTCGTTCCGCTTCTCACTGGCGGCAAAGTAGCGCTGGATCGCCGCGTCCCGGGCGTTCCGCAGCTCCCGCCAGATGTCCAGTTGCCAGAAGAGGTTGAGGGAGCCCACGAAATTGGGCAGCGGATCGGGGAAGTGGGCCCCGGGATAGTATTCGAGATACTTCTCGACGGCCCCCTCGGGCGTGAACAGGCTGGGCTTGTCCACGCCCGCACGGGCCCCGACACTGAGGAAGGGCAGGTACGCCCCTTGCCGCGAGATGATCTCGCTCCGGGCGACCTGGACTTCCTGATCCAGGGCCTTCAGCTCCCGGTTGTTGACCAGGCCCTGAACGATCAAATTGGAAAGAATCGGATCGTTGTAGAACTCTTCGATCCCGAGCTGGGACGAGTTCTCCGTACTGGTCGCGCCCGGGTTGGGCGAGGCCGAATTGTTCGCGGCGTCGTAGTTGGCCGGCAGGCCCGGTCCCGGCTCCGAGAGTCGGAGACTGGGGATCTGACAGGACGGCAGAACCAGCAGCAGGGCGCACGTGATCGCTCTCGCGGTCACGGGCCTCTTGCGTGTGGCGTTCGCATATCTCAATGACCGGTTCATCCGCCTCGTCCTTGAGAAGTTTTTTGCACTGGCTGGCAATCCCTGCTCTTATCGGCAAATCCGCTGAAAAAAGAATAGCCGATCCAAACGGAAAATATTAACAGGTGTGCGGCGCGGGGGCTGGGCGAGTTGAGGGGCTGTGGAACCCGGACCGAGCCCGAAAAAGGCTTCGGTGAAACACCCACTCGTCATTCCCCTGCTGTTCGCCTGAGGCACGGCGGGGGTTCTCATTCAACGAACGGGACCGTTCGGGACCGAATCGTTGTCACGACTGGTGTTGCGCCCGCACGCTGCATGGTCTCACGCGCACGTGGCCGAGTTGTGCGTCCGTTTCCGCTCTCGGAACCGCTACAAAAACGTGTCGGTGGCGGGTCCCACAACTGCCAGCGGGTGCCCATGCCGTCGAGCGGGCACCCACTCGGCCCCCTGAACACGAAGGACCCCGCTGTGGTTCGGGGCCTCAAAGCTCGGAACACTCATCGACCGCGAGCGCAGACGAGTGGTCCGAGCTAATGGATCGCTCTATTCAATCGCTGTCTGTCAGCTCCCGCTTCCCTCTGGCGGGTGGGGCGGGTGGTCGTAATCCGGCGCGGCGTGTCCGTCCGTTCCGCCCGCCGGGTGTTCGGGGCCCGGCGGGGCGTGATCGGACGGCGCGTACGGGTTCGGGGCCGCGGGAGAACCGGCCGGGGAATGAGCGTGCGCCGGATCAACAAAATCGGTCGCGGGGTGATGGTGGAACGCATCAATGAGCCCCGCGTCGAACGGCAGCTGAGTGCCGTCATTACTCTCATGAGATCCGATTGAGTGGCGCTCGAAAACCTCACTGAGCGGCTGATCCACCTCGTCCTGGAGAAGTTTGCGGCCGTCGGCGACCCGGCCGAACAAGTAATAGAGGCCCGGAATGATGAGGACCCCGATCACCGTGCCCACGAGCATCCCGCCGGCGGCGGTGGTGCCGATCGTGCGGTTCCCGATCGCCCCGGCGCCGGTGGCGAAGACCAGCGGAAGGAGACCGGCGATGAAGGCGAAGGAGGTCATCTGAATCGGCCGGAAGCGCAACTTCCCGCCCTCGACGGCCGCGTCCTTGAGGGGCAGGCCCTCCTGGCGCCGCTGGACCGCGAATTCGACGATGAGGATCGCGTTCTTGCCGAGCAGACCGACCAACATGATCAGCCCGATCTGGGCGTAGACGTCGTTGGCCAGCCCCATCGCCTGCAGGCAGAAGAAGGACCCGAAGACCCCGATCGGCAGCGACAGGATCACGGCCAGCGGCAGGATGAAGCTCTCGTACTGCCCGACCAGCACGAGATAGACGAAGACGACGACGATGAGGAAGATGTAAATCGCCTCGTTCCCCTTTTTCGATTCGTCGTACGAGAGGCCCGCCCAGCCGAGGCCGTAACCTTTCGGCACGACCGTCGGGTCCGCGGCGACCTCCTGGATCGCCTTGATGGCCTGCCCGCTGCTGTAGCCGGGAGCAGGTGCGCCCTGAATGGAAGCGGCGGGGTACAGGTTGTAGCGGGTGATCTCGTTCAGGCCCTGTTTCTTCTTCATCGTCATGAACGCGGAAAACGGCACCATTTCCCCGCGGTCCTGCGGGCGCTCGCTCTTCACGAACATGTTTCTCAGGTCCTCGGGGAGCGCCCGGGACTCGGGCGTCGCCTGGACGTAAACCTTGTAGAACTGGTTGAACAGAATGAAGCCCTGCTCGTACGTGCTGCCGATGAGGATGTTAAGGGTGTCCAGGGCCTTCCCGATCGACACGCCCTTCTGCATGGCCACGTCGTTGTTGATGATCAGCTCGTACTGCGGGTAGTCGGTGGCGAAGAAGGTGAACAGGTTCTGCAGCTCCTTGCGCTTTTTCAGGGCGGCCATGAACTTTTCGTTCACCTCTCCGAGCCGCTGGTAGTCGGACGTGTTCGTCTTGTCGAGGAGCATCACGGAGAACCCCCCGGCCGCGCCGAAGCCGGGGACCGCGGGGGGCTCGAAGAACTCGAGCTTGACGTTGGCCATCCGGCGGCTCTTCCCCTCAAGATCTTCGATGATCTCGCGCGCGGTCCGCTTGCGGTCGGACCAGTTTTTCAGGTTGATGATGCAGGTCCCGGCGTTCGAGCCCCGGCCCTCGGTCAGCACCTCGTACCCGGCCAGCGAGGTGACCGAGGTGACCTCCTCGAGTTCCTTGGCGATCTCCTCGAGTTCCCGGGACTTGTGGTTGGTGTACTCGAGCGTCGAGCCCGGGGGCGTCTGGATGACCGCGTAGATGATGCCCTGGTCCTCGCCCGGGATGAACCCCGTCGGGAGCCGCAAGTTGACCGCGACGATGCCGGCGGCGAAGCCCCCGACGACCAGCATGCTCAGCGCGCGGCGGGTGACGATCCCGCGCAGGATGCCGGCGTAACCGCTCGTGACCTTCTCGACGAGGCGGTCAAAAGGCCCCCGCACCAAGGGCAGCAGGATGAGCAGGAAGCCGATCGGCCCCCACAACTCGTACGCCAGGTACGTGATGGGCGCCAGGACCAGCACCGCTCCGGCCGCGAACAGCAGAATGGTCTTGAGCCCGAACCGCCGTTTCGCGTGGCCGGCGGGGCCGTGGGCGTCGGCGTGCGCGTGGACGTGGGGCTTGAGGATCATCGCACAGAGCACGGGCGTCAGCGTCAGGGCCACCAGCCCGGAGAGAATGATGGACGTCGCCATCGTGATGCCGAACTGGCGGTAGAACTGGCCGACCGGTCCGGGGATGAACGTCACCGGAACGAACACGGACGTCATCACCAGGGTGATCGCGATGATCGCACCCGAGATCTCGTGCAGCACCTCGATGGTCGCCCGATAGGGCGACAGGTGCTTCTCGGCCATCTTGGCGTGCACCGCTTCGACCACCACGATCGCGTCGTCCACCACGACCCCGATCGCCAGCACCATCGCGAACAGCGTGATCAGGTTGATCGACATCCCCATCAACAGCAGGACGAAGAACGTCCCGATCAGCGACACCGGAACCGCGAGGATCGGGATGAGCGTGGAGCGCACGTCCCCGAGGAACATGTAGACCACCAGGGACACCAAGATGAACGCCTCGAGCAGGGTGTGCTTCACCTTTTCGATGGAGGCGTCCAGAAAGTTGGAAACGTCGTAGGCCAGCTCGTAATCCATGCCGACCGGGAACGATTCCTTCTTGATCTGATCGAGTTCCTTCTTAATTTCCGTAATGACCTTGGAGGCGTCGGAGCCGGGGCTCTGCTTGAGAATGATGGACGCCGCGGGGTGGCCGTTGATGTCCGAGTAGATGTCGAAGAACTCGGAGCCCAGTTCGATGCCGGGCGGCGGCGGCTTGGGCAGCGCGCCCGCACCGGCGGCCCCCAGGATGGCCGGCAGCGCCATCCGCGGGCCGGTGCCGATCGTGTCGGGTATCCCGCAGACGTCCTTGAGGCGCAGGATGTCGCCTTCGGGGGTGGCCTTGAGAATGATGTTGGCATACTGATCCGCTCTATTGAACCGACCTACGTACGTCAGAACATACTCACGTGACTGTGACGTCTGGCCCGTGGCCTGGCCGAGCCGCCCGGGCGACCCGATCACGCTCTGCTCGGCCAGCGCCTTCATGACCTCTTCGGTGGAGACCTTGTACGCCCGCATGCGTTCGGGGTTCAGCCAGACGCGCATCGCGAAGGTGCGGTTGCCGAGGTTCCGGGGGATGCCCATGCCCTGGATCCGCTTGAGCACAGGCATGACGTTGACGTTGGTGAAGTTGAACAGGTCCTTCTGGTCGGCGTTCGGGTCCGTGCTGAAAATGTTCACGTACATCAGCATGCTGGGCACGACCTGGCTAACGAGGATCCCCTCCCGCACCACGAGCGGCGGGAGCCGGCTCAGCATGATGTTGACCCGGTTCTGCACGTTCACCACGTTGATGTTGGGGTCCGTGCCCGGCTCGAAGTAAATCAGGATCGACGCCTCACCCGCACTGGTGGCGGACGAGAAGATGTAGCGCATGTTCTGGACGCCGTTGATCGACTGCTCCAACGGGATCAGGACCGAATCGACCAACACGTTGGCACTGGCGCCCGGGTACGCGATGGAGACCTGCACGGTCGGCGGCGCGATGTCGGGGAACTGGGCCACCGGCAGGGTCTTGTACCCCAGCGCCCCCAGGAACAAGAGGATGATCGAGATAACGATCGCCAGTGCCGGCCTGTAAAGAATTTTCGTAAACATTATTCGGAGACAGCCTCGTTGGGTTCCGTGTCGGGACGCGGCGAGAAGCGCTCGCTACTCCGCATGGTATTTCTGGTTCGTCAGGGCCTCGTCCGGTTTCACGAACTCGAAGTGCTCCACCTTCTCGCCGTCGCGGACCTGGCGGACCCCTTCCAGAACGATCTTGTCGTGCGCTGAGAGCCCCTTTTTGATGACGAAAATGTCGTCCTTTTCGTACGCGACGACGATCTCGCGCTGGTGCACCACGTGGTCCTCGCCGACGACGTAAACGTACTGTTTGTCGAGCACCTCGTAGGTCGCCCGCTGGGGGATGACGATGGCGTTCCGCAGCGTCCGGTGGATCAGCAGCGTGCCGGTCTGGCCGTGACGCAACAGGCGGTCGGGGTTCGGGAAATCCGCGCGGAAGGGGATGTTCCCGGTCTCGTTGTTGAACTTGGCCTCAATGGTGACGGTGTTGCCGGGGCTGTACGGAAACTTGCTGCCGTTCGCGAGGACGAGTTCGATTTGCGAGTCCTCGAGTTCGAGTCGGGAGACCTGCTGACTACTGTTGTGGCCGAGCTTGTACTCGAGGTAGCGGGCTTCGGGCACGTTGAAGTACACCCACATGACGCTGTTGTCGGACAGCGTCGTGAGGATCTCCTCCTTCTTGACCAGGCTCCCCTCCTGCTGGCTGAGGCGGTCGATAATGCCGTCGAACTTCGCCCGGACAGTGGTAAACTCCAATTCCGCCTCGGCCGTCTTCACCTTGGCATTGGCCTCAGCCAGTTCGGCCTCCGCCAGCTTCACCTCCTGCTCCGAAACGACCGGGTTCGCGGCCTGGTTCAACCTCTTGGTGTTGTCGTACTTGATCTGTGCGACCTTGGCCTTGGCGCGCTCCGCGTCCAATCGCGTCTGGTACAACACCGGCACGACCTGGAACAACACCTCGCCTTGCTTCACCACCTGGCCCTCTTTGACCGCGATCGCTTCAAGGTAGCCCTCCTGGAGGGCCTTGACATCAATGTTTCTCTGCGAGCGAATCTGGCAGACGTACGGTTGGGTGACGGTGACGTCTTTGATCTCGGGGCTCGTGACTACGATCTTCTGGTGCTCTTCGTGGTGCTGTTCCTCCTTGTGCAGGTCGCACGCGGGCAGGGAAAGCGAAATCAGCGCCAGGGCCAGGACCGATAGTGCTTTCGATACTTTCATAAGGTTTTCGCTCACTGGTGGCTTCGTACCTGTCTTCTGATCAGGAGAACGCGAGGGTGTACGTGGTGTGTGCGGTGTGTGCGGTGCTCATTCGTTTTCAGCACTCGTACCGCACCCGCCTGGTCCGTGATCCGATCGAGCCGCAGGTGTTCTACTCACCGCTCTGTTCCACATGTCCGGCCGACTTTTGCCCGCCTCCATCGCGCCGAGCGTTCCGCTGCTGCGCCATCGGGCGGCGAAGTCACGACCGACGCCTGGTGTGGAATGCGGGTGGAATACTGTTCGGCCACGACTGTTCCAAGCTGCGGGCCAGAGCCTCGTGGGCCACATTCTTGGGCTCCGGCCATAGCGCACTCGGTGACCAAATCAGATGGGGGAGCGCGCGGTGGCCATATGCGCCGCTGGGCTTACGATCCGAAACCTAGGAGGCCGGCCTCAGCGGTCGGTTGTGAAACGGACCCGCCTGACGGTTGCCGACGCACATCGACTTTCGAGTGCTGGGGGCATTTCCCCGATCGGAACCTCGAGATCGGCAATCCATTTCTGGGCATCCGTTACCCGCGACACACCTGATTCGTCCTTACCGGTCGGGTCTCCTCTAGTGACAGAAAATCATCCGGCTGGACGGAGTGTGCTTAACAAGTTGGATCCGGAAGTCCGCAATTCAGCATCTTGCATTTTGGATAGAGCAATCTTCGCGCCAATGCGATTTATTGTCGGCCGTTGCGGCGTTCCGACCTGCCCACCCC from the Frigoriglobus tundricola genome contains:
- a CDS encoding glutathione peroxidase produces the protein MEATATSIYDIPVTALDGTAATLAPYRGQVLLIVNVASKCGFTGQYKGLEELYRTHKDRGLVVLGFPCNQFMGQEPGDAEEIKQFCSLKYDVTFPMFAKLNVNGAEAHPLYKYLKSAARGFLGTQGIKWNFTKFLVDRSGHVVGRYSALTEPSKLTGDIERLLAAPA
- a CDS encoding SAM hydrolase/SAM-dependent halogenase family protein, producing MPSPLITLTTDFGRTAPYVAVMKGVILSINPAATIVDLTHEIRPQDVRHASYFLRTAVPYFPAGTVHVCVVDPGVGSERAALCVETPEQVLVGPDNGVFTGVIRRLGCRAAGALTAPPFWRAPSPSATFHGRDIFAPVAAHLSLGVGREEVAPGKFDPMLLPARCAVTFGKRWSGEVQFVDDFGNLITNIPACKMKGLPVRVSLGGAELGTVRWVRTYSEAAPGELVSLFSSDGYFEIAEVNGNAARKLKVDAGVVVELEQP
- a CDS encoding TraR/DksA C4-type zinc finger protein, which encodes MTIVPQPCARCGELIPAERIEAVPETMVCVQCSQEIGGEFKVFVTPERTSKDGSLKKNYGGYSTRKVRKPLKPKGQA
- a CDS encoding TolC family protein, which translates into the protein MTARAITCALLLVLPSCQIPSLRLSEPGPGLPANYDAANNSASPNPGATSTENSSQLGIEEFYNDPILSNLIVQGLVNNRELKALDQEVQVARSEIISRQGAYLPFLSVGARAGVDKPSLFTPEGAVEKYLEYYPGAHFPDPLPNFVGSLNLFWQLDIWRELRNARDAAIQRYFAASEKRNDFVTRLIAEIAENYYSLMALDKRLETLDQIIDLQQKSLEAAEQRLQAGRGNSLAVQRFQADVRRFQSEKLIVQQEIVETENRVNFRVNRFPQPVERTSAAFYDLNIHALSVGVPAQLLLSRPDIRQAERELVAAGIDIKVARARFFPKLDLSADVGYQSFNPKYLLMSPEALIYGVAGDLVAPLINKRAIQAEFLGANAKQLESVYNYQRVVLNAYTEVINRVALVENYRKSIELKKQQLEALTLAVDTSTRLFNAARVEFLEVLTTQRDLFDARTTLIETKRQQLVATANAYQALGGGGNLLPIVDPFPPRAKAHGRRWTQWFDAPAIPVVSAAPAAPVVEQR
- a CDS encoding efflux RND transporter permease subunit, producing MFTKILYRPALAIVISIILLFLGALGYKTLPVAQFPDIAPPTVQVSIAYPGASANVLVDSVLIPLEQSINGVQNMRYIFSSATSAGEASILIYFEPGTDPNINVVNVQNRVNIMLSRLPPLVVREGILVSQVVPSMLMYVNIFSTDPNADQKDLFNFTNVNVMPVLKRIQGMGIPRNLGNRTFAMRVWLNPERMRAYKVSTEEVMKALAEQSVIGSPGRLGQATGQTSQSREYVLTYVGRFNRADQYANIILKATPEGDILRLKDVCGIPDTIGTGPRMALPAILGAAGAGALPKPPPPGIELGSEFFDIYSDINGHPAASIILKQSPGSDASKVITEIKKELDQIKKESFPVGMDYELAYDVSNFLDASIEKVKHTLLEAFILVSLVVYMFLGDVRSTLIPILAVPVSLIGTFFVLLLMGMSINLITLFAMVLAIGVVVDDAIVVVEAVHAKMAEKHLSPYRATIEVLHEISGAIIAITLVMTSVFVPVTFIPGPVGQFYRQFGITMATSIILSGLVALTLTPVLCAMILKPHVHAHADAHGPAGHAKRRFGLKTILLFAAGAVLVLAPITYLAYELWGPIGFLLILLPLVRGPFDRLVEKVTSGYAGILRGIVTRRALSMLVVGGFAAGIVAVNLRLPTGFIPGEDQGIIYAVIQTPPGSTLEYTNHKSRELEEIAKELEEVTSVTSLAGYEVLTEGRGSNAGTCIINLKNWSDRKRTAREIIEDLEGKSRRMANVKLEFFEPPAVPGFGAAGGFSVMLLDKTNTSDYQRLGEVNEKFMAALKKRKELQNLFTFFATDYPQYELIINNDVAMQKGVSIGKALDTLNILIGSTYEQGFILFNQFYKVYVQATPESRALPEDLRNMFVKSERPQDRGEMVPFSAFMTMKKKQGLNEITRYNLYPAASIQGAPAPGYSSGQAIKAIQEVAADPTVVPKGYGLGWAGLSYDESKKGNEAIYIFLIVVVFVYLVLVGQYESFILPLAVILSLPIGVFGSFFCLQAMGLANDVYAQIGLIMLVGLLGKNAILIVEFAVQRRQEGLPLKDAAVEGGKLRFRPIQMTSFAFIAGLLPLVFATGAGAIGNRTIGTTAAGGMLVGTVIGVLIIPGLYYLFGRVADGRKLLQDEVDQPLSEVFERHSIGSHESNDGTQLPFDAGLIDAFHHHPATDFVDPAHAHSPAGSPAAPNPYAPSDHAPPGPEHPAGGTDGHAAPDYDHPPHPPEGSGS
- a CDS encoding efflux RND transporter periplasmic adaptor subunit, with amino-acid sequence MKVSKALSVLALALISLSLPACDLHKEEQHHEEHQKIVVTSPEIKDVTVTQPYVCQIRSQRNIDVKALQEGYLEAIAVKEGQVVKQGEVLFQVVPVLYQTRLDAERAKAKVAQIKYDNTKRLNQAANPVVSEQEVKLAEAELAEANAKVKTAEAELEFTTVRAKFDGIIDRLSQQEGSLVKKEEILTTLSDNSVMWVYFNVPEARYLEYKLGHNSSQQVSRLELEDSQIELVLANGSKFPYSPGNTVTIEAKFNNETGNIPFRADFPNPDRLLRHGQTGTLLIHRTLRNAIVIPQRATYEVLDKQYVYVVGEDHVVHQREIVVAYEKDDIFVIKKGLSAHDKIVLEGVRQVRDGEKVEHFEFVKPDEALTNQKYHAE